A stretch of the Gracilinanus agilis isolate LMUSP501 chromosome 4, AgileGrace, whole genome shotgun sequence genome encodes the following:
- the FANCE gene encoding Fanconi anemia group E protein — protein sequence MPGYQKDKASGIKPYMHYMDTDFRERDFFLCKMPSRTPKQPSWPGAEFDPGPLAEGWVARFRAQLEPSALLLLQLLQSGPGGVLGALRALQRLRAGSSERPFCWGPFLEALSREEPVLEGLDRRLELKPLLLQLPQLCQRNLLSLLLAVHTELPKSGLLLVLQAAKCDPILDTWLQALRGLLQREITTDEVIKEASPLTQGCQERLRSLCRHIRREHRPGHPLDFRGTEDMGTQRPGKRRKDPEMESEDSEREFPKRLRSLEGKGEKEEEEQQLQERTTNEQESSVSGDPASSQRTEGNSDQPILEAVTSSATDSQQEKLLEIQELPKAIKDQVPRILELLETEWEGLEGTLPLELQFLHECSPSQLENLCSQLRLSRLSDTTLLQFCNRLLALSPDLSCSSATILSRILFLEQVLSLTASASRLFRAALTAFCGRYPHPVCTGLLIPALQATGTGPTQTEILCCLLEGDTLESDMLVLVLKQILELPWREETFTVMQSLLGRQMDLSAESFSVLVQKLAHEGLAAPHSVGCAKLVLTVVTKYQDQVTEAHRVCLASAMEFNTTFLKKPLQVALRRLTS from the exons ATGCCTGGTTATCAAAAAGACAAAGCTTCAGGCATTAAGCCCTATATGCACTACATGGATACTGACTTCCG GGAACGGGACTTTTTCTTGTGCAAGATGCCCTCTCGGACCCCTAAGCAGCCATCCTGGCCCGGTGCCGAGTTCGACCCCGGTCCGCTGGCAGAGGGATGGGTGGCGCGATTTAGGGCTCAGTTAGAGCCCTCTGCTCTTCTCCTGCTGCAACTGCTGCAGTCTGGGCCCGGCGGAGTCTTGGGGGCGCTTAGGGCCCTGCAGAGGCTCCGGGCTGGAAGCTCCGAGCGGCCCTTCTGCTGGGGCCCCTTCCTGGAGGCACTCAGCCGAGAGGAGCCTGTGCTCGAGGGGCTCGACCGCCGCCTGGAGCT GAAGCCGCTGTTACTGCAGTTACCCCAGTTGTGCCAAAGGAACCTCTTGTCCTTGCTGTTAGCTGTACATACTGAGCTACCTAAGAGTGGACTCCTTCTTGTACTTCAGGCAGCCAAGTGTGACCCAATCCTGGACACCTGGCTTCAGGCCTTGAGAGGATTGCTGCAGAGGGAAATAACTACAGATGAGGTTATCAAGGAGGCCTCTCCACTGACTCAAGGGTGCCAGGAACGACTCCGAAGTCTGTGCAGACACATCCGAAGAGAACATAGGCCAGGCCATCCTCTGGACTTTAGGGGAACTGAGGACATGGGTACTCAGCGCCCTGGCAAACGAAGAAAGGATCCTGAAATGGAGTCTGAAGACTCTGAGAGAGAGTTCCCTAAGAGACTTCGATCcctggaaggaaaaggagagaaagaagaggaagagcagCAGCTCCAAGAGAGGACCACAAATGAACAGGAATCATCTGTCAGTGGAGACCCAGCATCATCCCAAAGAACTGAAGGCAACAGTGACCAGCCCATTCTGGAAGCAGTGACCAGCAGTGCTACTGACAGTCAGCAGGAAAAGCTGCTTGAGATTCAGGAGCTACCCAAAGCCATCAAG GACCAAGTGCCACGAATCCTAGAGCTGCTGGAAACTGAATGGGAG GGACTAGAGGGAACACTACCCCTGGAACTGCAGTTTCTCCATGAGTGTAGCCCCAGCCag CTGGAGAATCTTTGCTCACAGTTGAGGCTCTCTCGGCTCTCAGATACCACCCTCCTGCAGTTCTGCAACAGACTCCTGGCACTCTCACCGGACCTCAGCTGTAGCAGTGCCACCATTCTTTCGAGGATCCTTTTTCTTGAACAG GTTCTTTCTCTGACAGCTTCAGCCTCTCGTCTGTTTAGAGCTGCCTTAACTGCATTCTGTGGCAGGTATCCTCATCCTGTCTGCACAGGTCTCCTCATTCCAGCATTACAGGCCACAGGCACAG GCCCCACACAAACAGAAATTCTTTGTTGCCTGCTGGAGGGGGACACTCTGGAGTCAGACATGCTGGTGCTGGTGTTAAA ACAGATCTTAGAGTTGCCCTGGAGAGAGGAGACCTTCACCGTGATGCAGTCCCTTCTAGGGCGGCAG ATGGACCTGTCAGCAGAGAGCTTCAGTGTCTTGGTGCAGAAGCTGGCTCACGAGGGCCTGGCTGCCCCCCATTCTGTAGGCTGTGCCAAGCTGGTGCTGACGGTTGTGACCAAGTACCAGGATCAG GTCACAGAGGCCCACAGGGTCTGCCTCGCCTCTGCAATGGAGTTCAACACCACTTTCCTGAAGAAGCCTCTGCAGGTGGCCCTGAGACGTTTGACCTCATGA